A genomic window from Lentibacter algarum includes:
- a CDS encoding ABC transporter transmembrane domain-containing protein, translated as MARTTVKDGEERAGTKDVAALKALMPFMAPYRGLVVAAILALMLTAALSLTLPLAVRRVIDNFSTENVEILDLYFVAAIGVAALLALGTGLRYALVTRLGERVVADIRKAVFDRVIGLSPSFYETVMTGEILSRITTDTTLIQSVIGSSVSVALRNVLIFLGGMILMLFTSAKLTGLVLLIVPLVVVPILTLGRRLRVLSRENQDWIAASSGQAAETLSAVQTVQSFAQESVARRDFSDVTEKSFEVAKQRITVRSIMTVAVMFLVFAGVVGVLWIGTRDVRADQMSSGALVQFVIYAIMVAGAVAALSEIWGELQRAAGATERLVELLNATDKVNDPAAPKDCPAPLRGDVRFESVSFAYPSRPDRQALDAVSLAVKPGETVAFVGPSGAGKTTVMQMIQRFYDPQEGAIKLDGVDLREMQREDFRSQIAVVPQDPVIFSGSARDNIRFGRPEASDAEVEAAAKAAAAHEFIEALSEGYDTKLGERGVMLSGGQKQRVAIARAILRDAPVLLLDEATSALDAESERAVQEAVEHLSKNRTTLIVAHRLATVKKADRIVVMQDGAVVAEGTHDALVAENGLYARLARLQFTDGAEAA; from the coding sequence ATGGCACGAACAACAGTAAAAGACGGCGAAGAACGCGCGGGTACGAAGGACGTGGCTGCGCTCAAGGCGTTGATGCCATTTATGGCACCTTACCGTGGACTCGTTGTTGCGGCTATTTTGGCGCTGATGCTGACGGCGGCGTTGTCGCTCACTTTGCCGCTGGCTGTGCGCCGTGTGATCGACAACTTCAGCACTGAAAATGTCGAGATACTCGATCTTTATTTTGTCGCCGCGATCGGCGTCGCTGCTCTTCTGGCTCTGGGCACGGGGCTGCGCTATGCGCTTGTCACTCGGCTGGGAGAACGCGTTGTGGCCGATATCCGCAAAGCTGTGTTTGATCGCGTGATCGGGCTGTCGCCGAGCTTTTATGAGACGGTGATGACAGGCGAAATCCTGAGCCGCATCACAACGGATACCACCTTGATCCAATCGGTGATTGGTTCGTCGGTTTCAGTGGCGCTGCGCAATGTGCTGATATTCTTGGGCGGAATGATTTTGATGCTCTTCACAAGCGCCAAGCTCACGGGGCTTGTGTTGTTGATCGTGCCCCTCGTGGTCGTGCCGATTCTGACGCTGGGCCGGCGCTTGCGTGTGCTGAGCCGCGAAAACCAAGACTGGATTGCGGCCTCATCGGGACAGGCAGCCGAAACCCTGAGCGCGGTTCAGACGGTCCAGAGCTTTGCGCAGGAAAGCGTGGCGCGGCGGGACTTTTCTGACGTGACAGAGAAGAGTTTCGAGGTGGCGAAACAGCGTATCACAGTGCGCTCGATTATGACTGTCGCGGTGATGTTTTTGGTCTTTGCTGGCGTTGTCGGGGTTCTCTGGATCGGGACGCGGGATGTGCGTGCGGATCAGATGAGCTCGGGTGCGTTGGTACAGTTTGTGATTTATGCAATCATGGTTGCGGGCGCGGTTGCTGCGCTTTCGGAAATCTGGGGTGAGTTGCAGCGCGCGGCTGGCGCGACAGAGCGGCTTGTGGAGCTTTTGAACGCCACAGACAAAGTGAATGATCCCGCTGCGCCCAAGGATTGCCCTGCGCCTTTGAGGGGCGATGTACGCTTTGAGAGTGTCAGCTTTGCCTATCCGTCACGGCCTGATCGTCAGGCGCTGGATGCGGTGAGCCTTGCTGTGAAACCAGGTGAGACCGTTGCTTTTGTTGGTCCGTCAGGGGCTGGCAAAACCACTGTAATGCAAATGATCCAGCGATTTTATGATCCACAGGAGGGGGCGATCAAGCTCGACGGTGTGGACCTGCGCGAGATGCAGCGGGAAGATTTCCGCAGCCAGATCGCTGTGGTGCCGCAAGACCCTGTGATCTTCTCGGGCAGCGCGCGCGACAACATTCGCTTTGGCCGCCCAGAGGCAAGCGATGCTGAGGTTGAGGCTGCAGCCAAGGCTGCGGCGGCACACGAGTTTATTGAAGCTTTGAGCGAGGGCTATGACACCAAGCTTGGAGAGCGCGGCGTGATGCTTTCGGGGGGACAGAAGCAACGCGTAGCGATTGCGCGGGCGATCTTGCGGGATGCGCCTGTGCTGCTGTTGGATGAGGCCACATCGGCTCTTGATGCCGAGAGCGAACGCGCGGTGCAGGAGGCTGTTGAGCATCTCTCAAAGAACCGCACCACTTTGATCGTGGCGCATCGTTTGGCGACCGTCAAAAAAGCAGACCGTATCGTTGTGATGCAGGATGGAGCGGTTGTGGCTGAGGGTACGCATGATGCGCTTGTCGCGGAAAACGGGCTCTATGCGCGACTGGCGCGGCTTCAGTTTACTGATGGGGCAGAGGCGGCGTGA
- a CDS encoding SOS response-associated peptidase, with amino-acid sequence MCGRIAVSLPSDSMAKLFAALPANSLPAVPNYNICPTDPVHVVRMSGEGRALVGMRWGFIPAWYKAANAGPLLINARAETLAEKPAFKGAARARRCIIPASGYYEWASASGMKLPWYYARRDSDPMALAGIWQEWESDDGPIATCAMVTIASNELTGRVHDRMPVILERKDWGKWLGEEGKGAARLMLPAEEDVLITHRVSRMINSNRSEGSELIEPWEGDEGA; translated from the coding sequence ATGTGTGGACGTATTGCAGTTAGCCTTCCAAGCGATTCCATGGCAAAGCTCTTTGCGGCTTTGCCCGCCAACAGTTTGCCTGCAGTTCCAAACTACAATATTTGCCCGACCGATCCTGTGCATGTGGTGCGCATGAGCGGTGAGGGGCGCGCCTTGGTTGGCATGCGCTGGGGGTTTATTCCAGCGTGGTACAAGGCTGCGAATGCGGGGCCTCTGCTGATCAATGCAAGGGCTGAGACGCTAGCCGAAAAGCCCGCTTTCAAAGGCGCAGCGCGGGCGCGGCGCTGTATCATCCCTGCAAGTGGATATTACGAATGGGCTTCGGCGAGCGGTATGAAACTGCCTTGGTACTATGCGCGCCGCGACAGTGATCCAATGGCATTGGCTGGGATCTGGCAAGAGTGGGAAAGCGATGACGGGCCGATCGCAACCTGCGCGATGGTGACGATCGCGTCAAACGAGCTGACGGGACGGGTGCACGACAGGATGCCAGTGATTCTTGAACGCAAGGATTGGGGCAAATGGCTTGGCGAAGAAGGGAAGGGTGCGGCTCGGTTGATGCTCCCTGCCGAGGAAGATGTGCTCATCACCCATCGGGTCAGCCGCATGATCAATAGCAACCGTTCAGAGGGGTCTGAGCTGATTGAACCATGGGAGGGCGACGAGGGCGCTTGA
- the maiA gene encoding maleylacetoacetate isomerase, whose translation MEFYGYFRSSSSYRCRIAFNLKGVEPHFRPVHLKNGAQHDPAFKALNPQGLLPALVTDEGDVLIQSLAILEWLDETHPNTPILSKNPVTRAKERGFAQVIACEVHPLQNLRVLKYLTGDLGLDEAAKDAWLARWLRDGLEACEGLLAQRDEQSEFCFGDTPGLADICLVPQVFSAERFGIPYADLPHISAVYAACQSLSAFDKAAPKNQPDFEA comes from the coding sequence ATGGAATTCTACGGATACTTCCGCAGTTCGAGTTCTTATCGCTGCCGCATCGCGTTCAACCTGAAAGGCGTTGAACCGCACTTCCGACCTGTGCACCTCAAAAACGGCGCACAGCATGACCCTGCTTTCAAGGCACTTAATCCACAAGGCCTTCTGCCCGCACTCGTGACGGATGAGGGCGATGTTCTGATACAGTCTCTGGCCATTCTCGAATGGCTAGACGAAACGCATCCAAACACGCCGATTCTGTCTAAAAACCCTGTTACACGCGCCAAAGAACGTGGCTTCGCACAAGTCATCGCCTGTGAGGTCCACCCGCTGCAAAACCTAAGGGTGCTCAAATACCTGACAGGTGATCTCGGCCTAGACGAAGCCGCCAAAGACGCGTGGCTCGCACGCTGGCTGCGCGACGGGCTTGAAGCCTGCGAAGGCCTCCTTGCCCAGCGCGACGAGCAGAGCGAATTTTGCTTTGGTGATACACCCGGCCTTGCCGATATCTGCCTCGTGCCACAGGTCTTTTCCGCAGAGCGTTTTGGCATTCCTTATGCCGATCTGCCGCATATTTCCGCCGTATACGCCGCTTGTCAGTCGCTCTCAGCGTTTGACAAAGCAGCGCCAAAGAACCAGCCTGATTTCGAAGCCTGA
- a CDS encoding TRAP transporter substrate-binding protein: MSLMKNALKGFAVAAALAVTGASAQAQDVTLKFHQFLPQQANVPKLIIDPWIQRVEEASGGKIKIDHFPSMQLGGKPPELIGQVQDGVADIVWTVLGYTPGRFPQAEVFELPFMMNNAEATSRAFWHFAEANMFDKDLKDFKILATFVHGPGLIHSNKPITSVADLNGVKLRAPTRVINQMVSGLGATPVGMPVPAIPEALSKGVIDATVIPWEVTAALKVPELVGNHTEFGTEALYTTAFVFAMNKQKYEGLSDELKAALDSQSGADLSALAGKLMQGADAGGREAAAANGNNIITLTDAQVAEWKDASSGVATSWVEDMNSKGFDGQALLDQAKALIKENGM, translated from the coding sequence ATGTCACTTATGAAAAACGCACTCAAAGGGTTTGCCGTTGCCGCAGCCCTCGCAGTGACAGGAGCGTCCGCACAGGCGCAAGACGTCACACTGAAGTTCCACCAGTTCCTGCCACAGCAAGCCAACGTGCCAAAGCTGATCATCGACCCTTGGATTCAGCGCGTCGAAGAAGCCTCCGGTGGCAAGATCAAGATTGACCACTTCCCATCCATGCAGCTCGGCGGCAAGCCACCTGAGCTCATCGGTCAGGTGCAGGACGGCGTTGCAGATATCGTCTGGACAGTTCTCGGCTACACACCAGGCCGCTTCCCACAGGCCGAAGTCTTTGAACTTCCCTTCATGATGAACAACGCCGAGGCCACATCACGCGCCTTCTGGCACTTCGCCGAAGCCAATATGTTCGACAAGGACCTCAAGGATTTTAAAATCCTCGCGACATTCGTCCACGGCCCAGGCCTCATCCACTCCAACAAACCCATCACAAGCGTAGCAGACCTCAACGGCGTCAAGCTGCGCGCGCCCACACGCGTCATCAACCAGATGGTCTCGGGCCTCGGCGCAACACCTGTTGGTATGCCGGTGCCTGCTATTCCTGAAGCCCTCTCCAAAGGCGTGATCGACGCGACAGTGATCCCATGGGAAGTCACAGCTGCTTTGAAAGTCCCAGAGCTTGTCGGAAACCACACAGAGTTCGGAACAGAAGCGCTCTACACAACTGCTTTCGTCTTCGCGATGAACAAGCAGAAGTATGAAGGCCTCTCAGACGAGCTCAAAGCCGCGCTCGACAGCCAGTCAGGTGCTGATCTTTCAGCCCTCGCAGGCAAGCTGATGCAAGGCGCTGACGCAGGTGGCCGTGAAGCTGCAGCAGCCAATGGCAACAACATCATCACTCTGACAGACGCGCAAGTCGCAGAGTGGAAAGACGCTTCAAGCGGCGTTGCTACAAGCTGGGTCGAAGACATGAACAGCAAAGGCTTTGATGGCCAAGCTTTGCTTGATCAAGCCAAAGCTCTGATCAAAGAGAACGGCATGTAA
- a CDS encoding GNAT family N-acetyltransferase: MELRTLTGRALDAVLDDLARLRIKVFADFPYLYDGDFAYERRYLEPYRANDGAIVVGAFEGDRLVGAATGMPLMGHSDDFAAAFADSEIDLGDVFYCAESVLLPEFRGRGIGHAFFEAREAHARELGFGKVAFCAVVRGEHPMEPKGYRPLDPFWRGRGYIPLEGVIAQFRWRDLGEDSESSKALQFWLREL; the protein is encoded by the coding sequence ATGGAGCTGCGCACCCTGACGGGGCGTGCGCTGGACGCAGTCCTTGATGATCTGGCGCGGCTGCGCATAAAAGTATTTGCCGACTTTCCTTATTTATATGACGGCGACTTTGCCTATGAACGGCGCTACTTAGAGCCGTATCGGGCCAATGATGGCGCTATTGTTGTCGGTGCATTTGAGGGCGACAGGCTTGTGGGCGCGGCCACGGGGATGCCACTCATGGGACATTCGGATGATTTTGCGGCGGCGTTTGCAGACAGCGAAATTGATCTCGGGGACGTGTTCTATTGTGCTGAGTCTGTTCTGTTGCCAGAGTTTCGCGGGCGAGGGATTGGGCATGCGTTTTTTGAAGCGCGTGAAGCGCATGCGCGAGAGCTTGGTTTTGGGAAAGTGGCATTTTGCGCGGTCGTGCGTGGGGAGCATCCCATGGAGCCTAAAGGCTACCGACCGCTTGATCCCTTTTGGCGGGGACGGGGCTATATACCGCTTGAGGGCGTTATTGCGCAGTTTCGCTGGCGGGATTTGGGCGAGGATTCAGAAAGCTCAAAGGCATTGCAGTTCTGGCTGCGTGAACTTTAG
- a CDS encoding ketosteroid isomerase-related protein, translating into MSKTVEAYFAAFNAGDIEAMLACVAEDVAHHVNEGQVRRGKAAFGEFCAHMSRCYQEELTDMVIFAAEGGTRAAAEYIVNGTYLATDSGLPEANGQSYRLPAGSFFSLEGDKISRVVTYYNLADWVAQVSR; encoded by the coding sequence ATGAGCAAAACTGTTGAAGCCTATTTTGCAGCATTTAATGCTGGCGATATCGAGGCCATGTTGGCTTGTGTGGCCGAAGATGTGGCGCATCATGTCAACGAAGGCCAAGTTCGGCGTGGAAAGGCGGCTTTTGGTGAGTTTTGTGCGCATATGAGCCGCTGCTACCAAGAAGAGCTGACCGATATGGTGATTTTTGCGGCAGAAGGCGGTACACGGGCTGCAGCGGAGTATATTGTAAACGGCACCTATCTTGCGACAGACAGCGGTCTGCCCGAAGCCAATGGACAAAGCTATCGTTTGCCTGCGGGGTCTTTTTTTAGCCTTGAGGGCGATAAGATCAGCCGTGTTGTGACCTATTACAACCTCGCCGACTGGGTGGCGCAAGTGAGCCGCTGA
- a CDS encoding low molecular weight phosphatase family protein, which yields MAEGLMKKFYGSGTYVQSAGVRNDLEIDGFCVAVCEELGVEISRHRSRSFEEMEEMGEVLSSFDVVVALSPTSRNLAESLTKGFHTDLEYWPIMDPTAKGEGREAKLAAYREARDQIIAQITAHWGAPQEGT from the coding sequence ATGGCGGAAGGCTTGATGAAAAAGTTCTACGGCTCGGGCACATATGTCCAATCTGCAGGCGTGCGCAATGATCTGGAGATTGACGGGTTTTGCGTGGCTGTTTGCGAGGAACTCGGTGTGGAAATTTCACGCCATCGCTCGCGCAGCTTTGAAGAGATGGAAGAGATGGGCGAGGTGCTCAGCTCTTTTGATGTGGTGGTGGCGTTGTCGCCAACGAGCCGCAATCTGGCCGAGAGCCTGACCAAAGGCTTTCATACCGATCTTGAGTATTGGCCGATCATGGACCCGACTGCCAAGGGCGAAGGACGTGAGGCCAAGCTGGCCGCGTATCGCGAGGCGCGTGATCAAATTATCGCTCAGATTACGGCGCATTGGGGTGCGCCTCAGGAGGGCACATGA
- a CDS encoding UPF0262 family protein, which yields MSRISHIELDDSNLPPPTPEIEQERKVAIYDLLEDNVFTLPKRDERAVPEGPYHVGLSIRDKRLVFDVLTEAEDKAAEFHLSLSPFRQVVKDYWQICESYFDAVKTMPPSQIETIDMARRGIHNEGARILAERLEGKAEVDNDTARRLFTLVCVLHFGG from the coding sequence ATGTCGCGGATTTCTCATATTGAGCTGGATGACAGCAACCTGCCGCCGCCGACGCCAGAGATCGAGCAGGAGCGGAAGGTGGCAATCTATGATTTGCTGGAAGACAATGTCTTCACGCTGCCCAAGCGCGACGAGCGTGCTGTCCCAGAAGGGCCCTACCATGTGGGGCTTTCGATCCGTGACAAGCGGCTTGTATTTGATGTGTTGACCGAGGCTGAGGATAAGGCGGCGGAGTTCCATCTCTCGCTGTCGCCGTTTCGTCAAGTTGTGAAAGACTATTGGCAGATTTGTGAGAGCTATTTTGACGCTGTAAAGACGATGCCACCCAGTCAGATCGAAACGATCGATATGGCGCGGCGCGGCATTCACAATGAGGGCGCGCGCATCTTGGCGGAACGTCTCGAGGGCAAAGCCGAAGTGGATAATGACACGGCGCGGCGGCTTTTTACACTCGTCTGCGTTCTACATTTCGGGGGCTAG
- the hisD gene encoding histidinol dehydrogenase — translation MPQFLDATTPDFEEQFAALLGAKREDSPDVDAAVAEIIADVRARGDAAVIELTERYDRLTLTPETLRFAPEEIEALIAEVPQHEREALELAAERIRAYHARQMPEDASWVDESGATLGWRWTPVSAAGLYVPGGLASYPSSVLMNAIPAKVAGVERLAITVPTPDGVANPLVLLAARLAGVDEIYRIGGAQAVAALAYGTTSIAPVDKITGPGNAFVAAAKRRVFGKVGIDMIAGPSEILVIADGDNDPDWIALDMLSQAEHDESAQSILITTDRAMAKAVEAAIERHLLTLERREIAGKSWRDYGAVILVPDLDVAAVLSNRIAPEHLELCVADPDGLSEQITHAGAIFLGAWTPEAIGDYVGGPNHVLPTARSARFSSGLSVMDFVKRTTLAKMTPAALRAIGPAAETLAISESLEAHGLSVRARLNHLNEL, via the coding sequence ATGCCACAGTTTCTCGACGCGACAACGCCAGACTTTGAAGAGCAGTTTGCCGCCCTTTTGGGGGCGAAACGTGAGGACAGCCCTGATGTGGACGCGGCTGTTGCCGAGATTATTGCGGATGTGCGCGCGCGCGGAGATGCGGCGGTTATTGAGCTCACCGAACGCTATGATCGTCTGACGCTGACGCCTGAAACTCTGCGCTTTGCGCCTGAGGAGATCGAGGCGTTGATTGCTGAGGTTCCCCAGCATGAGCGAGAGGCACTGGAGCTTGCTGCCGAGCGCATCCGCGCCTACCACGCGCGCCAGATGCCTGAAGATGCGAGCTGGGTGGACGAAAGTGGTGCAACACTGGGTTGGCGCTGGACGCCAGTGAGCGCCGCTGGCCTGTATGTGCCGGGGGGGCTGGCGTCTTACCCCTCGTCTGTCTTGATGAATGCGATCCCCGCGAAAGTGGCGGGGGTTGAGCGGCTGGCGATCACTGTTCCCACACCTGACGGAGTGGCCAATCCGCTCGTTCTGCTTGCGGCACGGCTCGCGGGCGTCGATGAAATTTATCGTATCGGTGGGGCACAGGCTGTTGCTGCGTTGGCGTACGGAACGACGAGCATCGCGCCCGTTGATAAGATCACGGGGCCTGGCAACGCCTTTGTCGCGGCGGCCAAGCGGCGGGTTTTTGGCAAGGTCGGCATCGATATGATCGCGGGACCAAGCGAGATTTTGGTGATTGCCGACGGGGACAACGACCCTGACTGGATTGCGCTGGATATGCTCTCACAGGCCGAGCACGACGAGAGTGCTCAATCGATCCTTATCACCACTGACCGTGCTATGGCGAAAGCTGTGGAGGCGGCAATCGAGCGGCATTTGCTCACGCTCGAGCGGCGCGAAATTGCGGGTAAGAGCTGGCGCGATTACGGCGCGGTCATCCTTGTGCCTGACCTTGACGTTGCGGCCGTGCTTTCTAACCGTATTGCGCCCGAGCATCTGGAGCTTTGTGTGGCGGACCCTGATGGGCTGAGTGAACAGATTACCCACGCGGGAGCAATCTTCCTTGGCGCTTGGACGCCCGAAGCGATTGGTGACTATGTGGGCGGGCCGAACCATGTCTTGCCGACTGCGCGCTCGGCGCGGTTCTCTTCTGGCCTGTCGGTGATGGATTTTGTGAAGCGTACAACGCTTGCGAAAATGACCCCTGCCGCTTTGCGCGCAATCGGACCTGCGGCGGAAACGCTGGCGATTTCTGAAAGCCTTGAAGCGCACGGTCTCAGCGTTCGGGCGCGCTTGAATCATTTGAACGAACTCTGA
- a CDS encoding DUF2948 family protein, whose protein sequence is MSVDASFEDGAERPLNLGAMDTDDLKVISALVQDAVFPITEMKYDRKARRFALLINRFRWEDKSQTRHAPERVQALLAFDTVLGVATQGLERDDKETVLSLLTMEWEAGETPTGKVVLTLAGDGAIRLDCEALEVTLKDVTRPYVAPSKKTPSHES, encoded by the coding sequence ATGAGTGTGGATGCAAGCTTTGAGGACGGGGCCGAGCGGCCACTGAACCTTGGGGCGATGGATACGGATGACCTGAAGGTGATATCGGCTCTTGTGCAGGACGCTGTCTTTCCGATCACCGAAATGAAATATGACCGCAAGGCGCGCCGCTTTGCGCTTTTGATCAATCGTTTTCGCTGGGAAGATAAATCTCAAACCCGCCACGCTCCTGAGCGGGTGCAGGCGTTACTCGCGTTTGACACTGTGTTGGGTGTGGCCACACAGGGGCTTGAACGGGACGATAAGGAAACGGTTCTGTCGCTCCTTACGATGGAGTGGGAGGCGGGCGAGACCCCTACAGGCAAGGTTGTTCTGACGCTCGCGGGCGACGGCGCGATCCGTCTTGACTGTGAAGCGCTTGAAGTCACACTCAAGGATGTGACGCGGCCATACGTGGCTCCGTCAAAGAAAACCCCAAGCCACGAGAGCTGA
- the murA gene encoding UDP-N-acetylglucosamine 1-carboxyvinyltransferase — MDQIIVTGSGPVSGQIPIAGAKNACLALMPATLLSEEPLTLTNAPRLSDIRTMTQLLESLGAEISALSDGQVIAMSCHGEINTRADYDIVRKMRASNLVLGPLLAREGHAVVSLPGGCAIGARPMDIHTDGLEKMGATIELREGYLHAKAGGGRLKGAVIDFPFASVGATENIMMAATLAKGTTVINNAAREPEIVDLADCLRKMGAQIDGDGTSTITIEGVDRLGGATHQVVTDRIELGTYMLAPAICGGEVECLGGKLSLVESFVAKLNEAGIDVEETASGLKVARKTGPIKAVNVTTEPFPGFPTDLQAQMMALLCTAEGTSVLEEKIFENRFMHAPELERMGADIEVHGGTATVKGVKRLKGAPVMATDLRASVSLILAGMAAEGETVVNRVYHLDRGYEHVVRKLSGIGAKVERVKAS; from the coding sequence ATGGATCAGATTATCGTAACAGGCAGCGGCCCCGTAAGTGGGCAGATCCCGATTGCAGGGGCGAAAAATGCTTGTCTTGCCCTGATGCCGGCCACGCTTTTGAGCGAAGAGCCGCTGACGCTGACCAATGCGCCACGTCTCTCTGATATTCGCACCATGACACAGCTTTTGGAAAGCCTTGGTGCAGAGATTTCTGCGCTCTCGGATGGCCAAGTGATTGCTATGTCGTGCCACGGGGAAATCAATACCCGTGCGGACTATGATATTGTGCGCAAAATGCGCGCGTCAAATCTTGTGCTGGGGCCGCTTCTGGCGCGTGAGGGGCACGCTGTGGTCTCGCTTCCTGGTGGTTGTGCGATTGGCGCGCGCCCGATGGACATCCACACTGATGGTTTGGAGAAAATGGGCGCGACGATTGAGCTGAGGGAAGGCTATCTGCACGCCAAGGCAGGCGGCGGGCGGCTCAAAGGCGCGGTGATCGACTTTCCTTTCGCTTCTGTCGGGGCGACTGAGAATATCATGATGGCAGCGACCCTTGCGAAGGGCACAACTGTGATCAACAACGCCGCGCGTGAGCCCGAGATTGTCGATCTTGCAGACTGCTTGCGCAAGATGGGTGCGCAGATTGACGGCGACGGCACAAGCACGATCACTATTGAGGGTGTGGACCGACTTGGTGGGGCGACCCATCAGGTTGTGACCGACCGGATCGAGCTTGGAACCTATATGCTTGCCCCTGCGATTTGCGGTGGTGAAGTTGAGTGTCTTGGCGGCAAGCTGAGCCTTGTCGAGAGCTTTGTTGCAAAGCTCAACGAGGCGGGCATTGATGTGGAAGAGACAGCTTCGGGCCTCAAAGTGGCGCGCAAGACGGGGCCGATCAAGGCGGTGAATGTGACGACGGAGCCTTTCCCGGGCTTTCCGACCGATTTGCAGGCGCAGATGATGGCATTGCTCTGCACAGCAGAGGGCACATCTGTCCTCGAAGAGAAGATTTTCGAGAACCGCTTTATGCATGCGCCCGAGCTTGAGCGTATGGGGGCAGATATTGAAGTGCACGGCGGCACGGCGACTGTGAAGGGCGTGAAGCGTCTCAAGGGGGCGCCAGTGATGGCGACCGATCTGCGCGCGTCTGTTTCGTTGATCTTGGCGGGTATGGCGGCGGAGGGTGAAACCGTTGTGAACCGTGTCTATCACCTCGATCGCGGTTATGAGCATGTGGTGCGCAAGCTTTCGGGCATTGGTGCAAAAGTCGAACGGGTGAAAGCATCATGA
- a CDS encoding CobW family GTP-binding protein, with protein MKRLPLTVIAGYLGAGKTTLINRLLAEPHGARLMVLVNDFGAINIDAELLESADEDTLTLSNGCVCCTIGGDLFMAIGDALDRVPRPDHLVIEASGVAQPAKIANAALAERELLYSGIVTVVDALNYPALARDSLVGEQVKTQVREADLVLLAKGESAGLKLELTVLSGAPVMALEEDLSLAELLLERSEHAGPVAGGSAHPAYQSWSCEEARVFERAHLLNKLAARPAGVYRIKGRLRGESGGLELHVVGGQVSVRDCAQPKAGQIVAIGPKAALSADDIERWWAADG; from the coding sequence ATGAAACGCCTGCCACTCACGGTGATTGCCGGCTATTTGGGCGCGGGCAAGACTACGTTGATCAACCGTTTGCTGGCTGAGCCACACGGGGCGCGCCTGATGGTTCTGGTCAATGATTTTGGAGCTATCAATATTGATGCTGAGCTTTTGGAGAGCGCTGATGAGGACACGTTGACGCTGTCAAACGGCTGTGTCTGCTGCACGATTGGCGGCGATCTGTTCATGGCGATTGGGGATGCGCTTGACCGTGTGCCAAGGCCAGATCATCTTGTCATCGAGGCCAGTGGAGTGGCGCAACCTGCAAAGATAGCCAATGCGGCTCTTGCCGAGCGCGAGCTTTTGTATTCAGGAATTGTCACCGTTGTTGATGCGCTAAATTATCCTGCTTTGGCGAGAGACAGCCTTGTTGGAGAGCAGGTTAAGACTCAGGTGCGCGAGGCGGACTTGGTCTTGCTGGCCAAGGGCGAAAGCGCGGGGTTGAAGCTTGAGCTTACGGTGCTTTCAGGTGCGCCCGTGATGGCCCTTGAGGAGGATTTGTCGCTTGCAGAGCTGCTCTTGGAGCGCAGCGAACACGCGGGGCCTGTGGCGGGCGGTTCGGCACATCCAGCCTATCAGAGCTGGTCCTGTGAGGAAGCGCGTGTTTTTGAGCGCGCGCATCTCTTGAATAAACTCGCGGCGCGGCCTGCGGGGGTATATCGCATCAAAGGGCGGCTCAGGGGCGAGAGCGGCGGGCTTGAGCTTCATGTGGTTGGTGGGCAGGTGAGCGTGCGTGACTGCGCACAGCCTAAAGCTGGCCAGATCGTTGCTATAGGCCCCAAGGCGGCGCTCAGTGCTGACGATATCGAGCGCTGGTGGGCGGCCGATGGCTAA